Proteins encoded in a region of the Podarcis muralis chromosome 2, rPodMur119.hap1.1, whole genome shotgun sequence genome:
- the LOC114592057 gene encoding von Willebrand factor A domain-containing protein 7-like — MLLPVGITVLLCLGTVRGFLPNHESGGIDSTVFTDADITEEGVLRAVAHYMETNPLPGRSPMAPGELENMKSLTATELFKAFFKADVSPNRLVKAIQELISANNQVEVNYAENSNYFFHCEKIAPSITQMQNLRDSMLSSLKEPVSSSDLESARQSAGQALHILQQFYSNTNWPELGKGGPYDHLLNPASPAFPVAPASKETCRDCSKDESNQLVCDGNILVNDLLTSGYKLSASCRRKPKGKCGHGGRNDPAEMFPTTGGINKETTDPRLSPHYQLHQRAAELAIQATRDFFVGDGYGLLDQVGSDTFKRFFNLEGYSLTFVIDTTGSMSEDIHHVITTSVNLLQEFSSSPDKPFNYILVPFNDPDVGPVQVTQDVDELKTLISNLRPTGGGDCPEMSLSGLKLALEHSLPRSKIYTFTDAGANDEHLKDEVQVLLDSSGSEVNCYLTGYCSNRKRRSAAEEASGRSYANIYEELAAYSGGFYVMTTKGELDQVLGIMELSLNAAPVTVAHKQLDGSQCSFPVDETLTEITVSVKSLHSLDFTITVRQPSGVSPSTHTVINTASHKIVKVSPIPERGMWTVTVSPSGSYEVEIGGKSLLDISYQIMQKQKEYVLPVQGKPVKGSNYTVSLRLVGGAKGAQVQRLVPISGLGNPLDSITLNQTSDALGNVLAIAPVFLHTPTTLLSVEGLSPENLPFSRVSSYPISTESVQILPVPDQNSTMAPGESLEVSVMVVNEGTAAAFSFKVWDDFGFLESFTPTESFLNSGESVVLRATFTALLKNSSFTSSTATFTAKSSATQNYLRLPITVISENDTKTDEIPPNHALLDLYMPCVSKFQHKPTCSRHIWKMRFSAMDNHSAVTVQISANPSGLSCSPRGTDGSKEVMCHYQSNCCSPYAEFLISDENGNTNTFTVDYRRSRPAAAS; from the exons ATGCTGCTTCCCGTGGGCATCACTGTGCTCCTCTGCCTGGGCACCGTGAGGGGGTTCCTCCCCAACCACGAATCGGGGGGCATCGATTCGACAGTCTTCACAGATGCAGACATCACAGAAGAAGGGGTCCTTCGGGCTGTTGCCCATTACATGGAGACGAACCCACTGCCCGGAAGATCTCCCATGGCCCCAGGAGAGCTGGAAAACATGAAATCGCTGACGGCGACCGAACTGTTCAAGGCCTTTTTCAAAG CTGACGTCTCTCCCAATCGATTAGTCAAAGCCATACAGGAACTCATCTCTGCAAATAATCAAGTGGAGGTCAACTACGCTGAAAACAGTAACTACTTCTTCCACTGTGAAAAGATTGCCCCAA GTATAACACAGATGCAAAACCTGAGGGATTCCATGCTAAGTAGCTTAAAGGAACCCGTGAGTTCATCCGATTTGGAATCGGCTCGACAAAGTGCTGGACAAGCTCTGCACATCCTTCAACAATTCTACAGTAACACCAACTGGCCTGAGCTGGGGAAAGGTGGACCTTACGATCACCTCT TAAACCCTGCCAGTCCTGCTTTCCCTGTTGCTCCCGCTTCTAAGGAAACCTGTCGCGACTGCAGCAAAGATGAAAG CAACCAGCTTGTGTGCGATGGAAACATCCTAGTGAACGACCTGCTCACAAGCGGGTACAAGTTGTCAGCATCATGCAGGCGCAAACCAAAAG GCAAATGTGGACATGGCGGAAGAAATGACCCAGCCGAAATGTTCCCTACCACGGGGGGGATCAACAAGGAGACAACTGACCCCCGGCTCTCCCCGCACTATCAGTTGCATCAACGAGCAGCTGAACTGGCCATACAAGCCACAAGGGACTTCTTTGTAGGAGATG ggtacggcctgctggaccaggtgggcagTGATACCTTTAAGAGGTTTTTCAACTTGGAAGGCTATTCACTCACCTTTGTAATAGACACGACTGGCAGCATGTCGGAGGATATCCACCATGTCATAACCACCAGCGTCAACCTCCTCCAGGAATTTTCCAGCTCCCCGGATAAACCCTTTAACTACATTCTTGTGCCTTTCAATGATCCAG ATGTTGGCCCAGTCCAAGTGACTCAGGATGTGGATGAGCTTAAGACCTTGATCTCTAACCTTAGACCTACGGGTGGCGGTGACTGCCCAGAGATGTCTTTGAGTGGCCTGAAGTTGGCTTTGGAACACAGCTTGCCAAG GTCCAAGATCTACACCTTTACTGATGCTGGAGCCAACGATGAGCACCTGAAAGATGAAGTCCAGGTCCTACTTGATTCATCCGGGTCTGAAGTGAATTGTTATCTCACAGGGTATTGCTCTAACCGGAAACGCAGAA GTGCTGCCGAAGAGGCTTCTGGGAGAAGCTATGCTAACATCTATGAAGAACTAGCTGCTTATTCCGGAGGCTTCTATGTGATGACCACCAAAGGCGAACTCGACCAGGTCTTGGGCATCATGGAGCTGTCTCTGAATGCCGCCCCGGTTACGGTGGCCCATAAGCAATTGGATGGGTCTCAGTGCTCCTTCCCTGTGGATGAGACCCTCACAGAAATCACAGTCTCTGTCAAGAGCTTGCACTCTTTGGATTTCACCATTACTGTGAGGCAACCTTCAG GTGTCTCGCCATCCACTCACACAGTGATCAACACAGCCAGCCACAAGATTGTGAAGGTGTCCCCCATCCCTGAGCGGGGCATGTGGACCGTGACTGTCTCTCCCAGTGGCTCCTACGAGGTGGAAATCGGAGGCAAGAGCTTGCTAGACATATCCTACCAGATTATGCAGAAGCAGAAAGAGTATGTGCTTCCGGTCCAGGGAAAACCTGTGAAAG GCTCCAACTATACTGTCTCGCTGAGGCTGGTGGGTGGGGCTAAAGGTGCCCAGGTCCAGCGCCTGGTCCCTATTTCTGGATTGGGGAACCCCCTAGACTCCATCACTTTGAACCAGACCTCTGATGCCCTTGGCAATGTCCTGGCTATTGCCCCTGTTTTCTTGCACACTCCG ACCACGCTGCTGAGTGTGGAAGGCCTGTCTCCAGAGAATCTGCCCTTTTCGCGAGTCAGCAGCTACCCCATCAGCACAGAGTCCGTGCAGATTCTACCTGTGCCGGACCAAAACA GCACAATGGCACCTGGCGAAAGCCTGGAGGTCTCTGTCATGGTGGTGAACGAAGGGACAGCTGCCGCCTTCTCCTTTAAAGTCTGGGACGACTTTGGTTTCCTGGAGAGCTTTACACCGACGGAAAGTTTCCTAAATTCAGGAGAGAGCGTCGTCCTCAGGGCAACCTTCACGGCGCTTTTGAAGAACAGCAGCTTTACTTCCAG CACTGCAACGTTCACAgctaaaagctcagcaactcaaAACTACCTGAGACTGCCCATCACTGTCATTTCTGAAAATGATACG AAAACTGATGAGATCCCACCAAACCACGCGCTTCTAGACCTTTACATGCCTTGTGTCAGCAAATTCCAGCACAAGCCTACCTGCTCTCGGCACATTTGGAAAATGAGGTTCTCTGCAATGGATAATCACAGCGCTGTCACCGTCCAAATCAGTGCAAATCCTTCTGGTCTATCCTGCAGCCCACGGGGGACTGATGGCAGCAAGGAAGTCATGTGTCACTATCA